A segment of the Rattus norvegicus strain BN/NHsdMcwi chromosome 16, GRCr8, whole genome shotgun sequence genome:
TTAAGAGTGGTCTTCCCTATATTAATCCTTTCTGGAAACGTCCTCAACAGATATGCCAGGCGTGTCTTTCACAGGAAAATATAACCCCAGCAGGTTGGCAATGATAAATCACCACATTGTTAGCATGGTAAGCCACTCCTCCAGTAcagaacaaataagcaaacacaaGCCTTTCCTCTAGAGTAGGAGTCAGAAGcctgtgtgtgtaaatacacacGTGTGTGGTTCTCTTGTTTAAATTACAGATGCACTTAAAATGTATGTGAGTGCCCATTGTGTAGCAGTTTCCTCATGTATGAGACGACTTCAGAGAGCTGCATTTTGTAGCAGGTTACTGACTGCCTATGCATTGAGCAGATGATACTAACCGGGCTACAACAGCATTGAGCTTTATTCAATATCGTTTATAGTATTAGTGTTGTTGTGATGTATAATATTTCTTAATTATAAGCTGTATTGATTTTCTCTATTAAAGTAGTGCCAAGCAGCTCTGTTTTATTCTATATGGATGATAATGTGATAATACTCTGTATCCACATGCTAAGTCATGGCATGCAGTCCTGTATAAATAGGTGTGCTCTCCCAGAGATCTTCAAAGTCTAGATATGAGCGGACCTCATGTTAGAGCATGGAATGAAGTGTGGGCTATTGATTGTATATAGATACCCACCTTTCTTCCTATCCTTTTGATCATTAGTGCCTCTGTGAGACCCAGAAGGGATTTCATTTGCCCTCCTTAGTTGTAGTTAGACTTTGACATTTGACTTTTCTTTCCCACCTTTACTTTTAACTTTAGTAACTATAGTCCAGTTTTCTCCCATCCTTTATAGAAGGCAGATTTGTGCTACATGTGAGGAAATGTTTACTATTTTGTGACTTTTAATGATTTCTCACTATCATAAAATACTTTTCAGTGGCATACCAAAGTCCATAGTGACCAACATGGTGTTAAATGCTTTGAGTCATCATGATTGGTAAACTTATCCATGGGATGGTCTTCAGATATCAAAGTGCTTTTTAGAGACTTTCTTTAAATATACCACTTTGGTGATGTTTTCATGGAAGCTGGGAAAACAGTGTGTTAAGAAGCAATACCTTTGTATACATGGTCTATTTCAGCATTCCCACAGTGACAACTGTATTTAAAGACATTAAGACTGCTGATAAAAGAACTCACACTTAGCAGGTAAAGAGACAGCCAGCAATTCCCTCATTCAGACACAACTGAACATATTGAGAAAATTCTTCAAGATTCCTgttgtgtttgaacacttgggaCACCTTAGTCTCACTGTTGAGGCTCTCCATGGTTTGATTTGTAACCCATGAGATTTGAGTTTATGTAACTCCAAGGTACTCTGTTTTGACCCTGCATGTCCTCcgttttcccttcttttcctcgTAGAAACAACCTTGTATTTCCCATGCACCCAATTTTGTATTGCCTGTGCACACAACCTTGTATTCCTGTGCACACAACCCCTTATTGCCTGTTCACACAACCTTGTATTTCCCGTGCATACAATTTTGTATTGCCTATGCACACAACTTTGTATTTCCTGTGCACACAACCTTGTATTTCCTATGATTCCCAAGTTCATGCCCTAGGGATTGGTTCACAATCTTTGTGAGGAACACAAGAGTACCCTAAGAGCACAAGACTGGCCttccttttatttcctctgaAGTCAGAGTTCTCTGGAATTCAGGATGAGATAACACAGTTCTGTGCCCAAGCTTTTCTCTAAGAAACCCAAGGGCTTCAGAGGAGGGCTGTGTGCAAGTATTTACAAGTTTATCACATAGTGCCCGTCACTTGCTGACTTCCCAGGATgtttacaatttaaaaagaacatttgaaAAACACTACCAGAAGTAGTAACATACTTGCCTTGGACAAATTAAAGAGGTACCATGACTTGAACAGCAACAGGATGGGTTTACAAAGGCCCTTTATAAACCTAAAACTCACCCTGATATTCAAAGGAGCAgcttaggcaaaaaaaaaaacaaaaacaaaaacaaaaaactacataCATTTCACTTATGTTTAATTTTCCAAGATCTTGTGATGGATTAAATCTTTTTCTCTATATGAGGTTGTAGTTACAGTTATTACTTGAACACATTCAGCTAAATACGACCTAGTTACTTTATAAATATGCTAACTGTTCAGGTGGTTAACATAAAAGGAATGGTTATCGGAAGCAACGGAGTTAAATGACAGGACTGTTTGAGTAGCCTACATATTCATATGCGAACAGTGACAAATAAAGCAAAATTCCGATTGATTCTATTACTTTCTTTCTTATACAAACACTCGATCTTCCTACAAAAATCAAGGGCTGAGAATGGGGTGAGGGAGACTTATAGTGTGAAGTTGTTTGATTCTTTTggaattgttttgttgttgctgtttgctgctgctgctgctgctgctgctgctgctgctgctgctgctgctgctgctgctgctgttgctgctgctgctgctgctgttgttggtgctgttgttgttgccgttgctgctgttgctgctgctgctgttgttgctgttgttgctgttgttgttgctgctgttgttgctattgctgctgttgctgttgttgctgctgttgctgccgctgctgttgctgctgttgtatGGCAGCAACCATGGTACGATATGCTTACCGGAAGTGAAGGCCTCACACTCTGAAACTTCCATCACATTTGATTTAGTCTCCCTGAAAGCAAATGGACAGCGCCCTTCTTGGTAAAAGATTTGTTACACAGTTTTTAGCATCAATTCCTTTCTAATACTGCATACCACTCCAACAAAGGCTTTACCAAGGCTCAGAAAAATAGTCTTAATTGGGTCTGCACTTTTTGCTGGACCACATTTGCTTAATCTGGTATACTTACAATGCAGTGAGAAAGTGAACTGTTGTCTACTTTAATTCACCTTTGTTATATTTTTGAATGCTTTCACCTCATTATGTGCTTTAAACATATCCATTTTATTAGCTCATTTAATTCATGGGGAATATCTACTCTATAATTTAACTGACAGAGCTGGTATTCATTAAAATCAAATTTACTctgtcagaagaaaaaaagatgtgtttttttttttcagttcaaatAGTTAAATCTGGGTTTTGTCATAGCCTCTATATTCTGATTCCTGCTCTGTGTAGAGACAGAATTTTACACAAGCTTGACAATTGGACAAATAAAACATGGCTTGTGTTTTATATTCGTTGCTTTACTGTGTGTCAGTCTGAAGCCAAAAAGCATTCTTGGATACTGACTGAGAATTAGCACCCTTCCTTGTTGATATATCTAATGTCAAAAAATACCAGTAGCCCCCAGCACTCTACTTCAAATCTCACTTTTCCCTTGATGGAGGAACCTAGAAGAGAGCCAGCCAGACTTCCCTTGGGTTCATTGTGTCTTGAGCAAAGATGAAACAAAATAACTGAATTTTGCCTTTGTTCAACATAGGGGAGATTTATACCACAATATAATAGAGTGTGCAAGGTGTTAGGAATGTGAGACATACTCTGTAGGAAGTTATACACATGGAGGTCTTTGAAGTTCTAGAAGTCAATTCTCTAACAGTGACTCTTTTCCTTGCAATTAGTCTGGACCGCATTCtcgagacaggtttctctgtgtagccttggctgtcctggaactcactgtgtagaccaagctgaccttg
Coding sequences within it:
- the LOC134482497 gene encoding uncharacterized protein DDB_G0271670-like, with translation MEVMTSLAIYENFTEILSPHEWRRSKSNFEDCLHLKLPTAPENESAVWEKTVNWFLGNDQMGSSIKGHQDFDFQNSNAASVERSVCISLDYPHRETKSNVMEVSECEAFTSGKHIVPWLLPYNSSNSSGSNSSNNSNSSNSNNSSNNNSNNSNNSSSSNSSNGNNNSTNNSSSSSSNSSSSSSSSSSSSSSSSSSSKQQQQNNSKRIKQLHTISLPHPILSP